GATCCAGCGGGTTGAGAACAAACAGGACCGGATTTTGGGTCTGCGCCCCCTCCGCCGGCAGGAATGGCGAGTTCCAGGCGATGCATGGAACCAAGGCCATATGGCCATCGCTGGAGATCCACCTGAAGGCGGACCTGTCCTTATCAAACACTCTGTTCATGATGCTCTCCAAAAAAAGTCTTTGGCCAGCAGATATCCAACGTGGAGGCCATTCAAACCCTGTAATCCGGGATAAAGGCCGTGATCGGCCCACGTGGCCGGGCCAGACTCAGCAGGGCGGTCAAGATTTGTATGCGACCCCGCAACCTTTCCGTCTCTTCCATGGGCGAAGAGATGACGATATCTTCATGGCATCTTTGCAGTTCCTCTTTGGCCCACTGACTGATCGTCTTCCAGGTTTCGCTGCCTGAATCTACCATGGTAATCTCCCGATAGTGTTGTTGACATCCGGCACCTGTTCGGCACCTTTTCAAAAAAAACTTTGGACGGTTGTCGTTTTTTTGTGGGTGCCGGACAGGTGCATATTTGACCCTTCAATAACCAACTTCTCTGTCCGCAGCATGCACAGAGGCAACTTGGCGCTGCGGGTTGTTGTGGACCTGGGCTCGTTTGAGACCACTCAATACCAGATAGCGTGTGGCGTCCAGCAAGTGGTCATGCTCCTTGACGATGCGTCCCTGTTCATCCCGCCGGTAGAGACGATACTCGGTAAACCAGTTTTGCATGGTTTTGAAAACGCGCAGGCGCTGACTGGAGAGTCGTTCCCAAACCGCATGGATACCCGCCTCGACGGCATTGTCCGCTGGTTCCATGGTCAGGCCAAGATCCCTGTAGGCCTGCAACAAACTTTCTCCATCCTTCTGCCCACGCCCCCGGGCAGCAGGATCGATGACACCAGGAATCCATACGCCCCGGGCACGGACTGCGGCGGCATGGATCGAAGGTTCTGCCTGGCCCCGATAGTGTTCGGAGTAGAGGTAGAGCACATCGGTTTCCCGGTCCCATGCCCCCCACACGGCTGCCGTGCGCTGCCATCCCACATCCAACGCGAAGACTCTTGGCCACCAGGATGGAATGTCCATGGGGTCGATCGCGATTTCTTCCTCTGGAACCGGGTAAATGGCGCCACTTCCCAGGGATGGAATCCCTTTGGCCCTGGCCGCCCTCTGGTGAGGAGGGATGGAGGCCAACAGCTCTTCCTTGTCCTTCTCGGTCAGGTGGGGCGCATCATTCCAGTCCGCCATGATGACAAATGGTTTCATGATTCCGGCAACCTCCCGTGTGGCAAAAAGTGGCGCACCACCTCGGACATACCTGAGAGGGGCGTGAAAGTGCAGATGATCAAGCCATTGGTTGTCATGGTGCGAATCAAACACTCGGCGTAGATGGAGAGTGGTGGCTCCTCGTCAAGCCAGACCACATCCTGCTCGGTTCCCTGGAAAGATTTTCGCTTCTGATCGTAGCTTTTCAAGACCAGGCGGCTTTTTCCCCCCTGCCGGTGGTGGACGGTGATGGTCTCCACGGCATCAGGAACGCTTCCAGAACGATTCTTGATGTCTGCAATGCAAACTGCCGGGATCAATCCGGTTCCGACATCGCTGGGCGGTCCCAAAAGTTTCATTTGGATGATGTCCCTGACGGTCTGGGTGGTATCACCTGCTGCCCAGGCCCGGATCGGGCTGGTAAAGCGCCGGCCAACCCACCACTCCGGATAGAGTCCCGTCAGATGCAGGGTGACCTCATACCCTCCAACCCCTTCAGTTTTGCCAATGCGGTTGGCCGCCAGCATCAATCGCTCGCGGTGGCTTTTGCCGCTGGCGAAAAAAGCCATATGTTTTTGATAGCCGTCCCGGGCCAGAGGTCCGGAATCGGGATAAAAATCATCCAACCGCCGCAAGCGCCGCCGACGCTCTTTTTCCTTAAGCATCAAAGTCAGCAGATGTTTCTTTGATAAACCTGTCGATGTGGTCATCCAATTCCTCATCTGTCATGGCCTGCAGGTGTTTGAGTACGGAATCCGCATCATCGGCTCCGGCTTCCAGTTGCAGGTGGCGACCGATGAGTTCGAGTGCCTTGTTGGCCCCGGAAACGTCCATTTTAAATTCCCCCGTGGGATTGCCAGACCGATCCTTGACTGGTTCTTCCTGAAGACACCGTTCCACAACGGTCTGAAGTTTATCCAACCACCATTTTCGATCGATTTTGCTTTTTCGTGTTCGTTTCGTCCTGTTCTCATTCATGGTTAAACCTGTTTTTCTGCACGGAAAACACCAAAGACAGGTTGGTCACCCGGAGAGTTTGTCACGGAAATACTGTCCCAGGGCGGTGACAACCATGGCCACGCCTCCGCCGCTCAGCATGCCAAATACGGCGGAACGGCTCTCCACGGCACGCAACCTGTTGTCGAGCCCCCCGATCCACTCCGTGATCTCGGTTTGCCGACCCTGAATGGCTGCCAGAGTCCCTTTGATTTCACCAAGATGCATGGATATTTCATTGAAAATATCTTGATTTTCGCAGCAGTGTTCGTTCATGACATCACCCTTTTGTCAACATGCCAACAAGACCGGCCAACCCCGTGCCCGTGGCGATGATCTCCGTCACAAGTTCTGGCCGCATATCGATACCCAACGCTGTGGCCAGCATGATCATGCCCCGCCATGTAGAAGGTTCCTGCAATCTTTCCATCACGTATTTCATCACAGCACCACCAACCCGATCAGATGACCAATACCGGAAATGACCAAAGGCACCATGGCCACCATGGCCATCAGCCCGGTCAGCAAGACCAGGCAACTTCCCCAATGTGTCAGCTTGTTTCTGCCTTCATTCATCGTGCATCTCCTTGCCGGTTTCGACCATGCGGGACAAATATTTTGCCCGCTCCCCAACTTGTTTTGCCCAACGGGAATCCAGCATCTCCTGGGCAGCCAGAGTAAAATCCTTATTGTTGATGGCGGCGACGAATCGTTGAAACAACCGAAAGCGACTGATACCCAGGTTGAAACACATATCCATCAGGGCACACCGCCGCACATCGTTCAGATCGTTGAACCCTGGCAGATAACGTTGCAACTCCCCTTCAACCCGATCCAGGTCATTGTTCAGCAAGACCATCGCTTCGGCTTCCGAGATGCCCACATCCTCCAGGTTTCGGCCAACGCCGATGGTGACCCGGCCCGCCGGGCAGAGATACGGACGCAAGGCAATCCCTTCGTGTCTGATCAACTGTTTGGTCAGCGCTTCACGATCCATTTTCGTTCCTCCAGAAAAAAAGCCTGCTCCGGTCACCCGCAGCAGGCATGAAAAAACCCGCCTGGGGCGGGTCACCAATAAACAACAACAATAAAAAAAGCCCCCTCACCCGGACGGCGAAGAGGCTTCATGACATAACTCACCTATTATGGGTGCAACCTTTACCCCTTTTTGCGCCCTCCTGCAATAAAAAAAATGATCGGTTGACCATTTTTTTTATTTTTTGGTAACGATTCACCACTCTCTCAAGAAAAGCTTGGACATAAAAGCCTTCGTCAGGACTTCGCCCCGGACCCCACCAGGGGAAAGAGCGCAGCCCTTTCCCCTGGACTCCCATCCCAGTCTTTCAATCGTTATGGCCAAACAGGTTCCGCCGTTTCTTCTTACGCCACATCTCCCTTGAGGATCATTTTGTTCCGTTGCGAGCGACTCTCCCCAACGGATGTCACCCGGATGGCGGCCTGGTCCACAACCGGGCATTTGTTTTCGCAGATGCCACAACCGATGCAGCGGGAGGGTTCCACAAAGGGCTGTTTCAATGCCACAGGTTTGCCCTCGCGGTCAGGAATGGCGACACTCTGGAACCAGATCGCCTTGGGAGAGGTGGGGCACATCTCTTCGCAAACAATGCATGGGGTGTGCATGGCCCAGGGAAGACACCGGCCCCGATCAAAAAAAGCGGTGCCCACCCTGATGGGGTGTGGGAAAGGTTTGGCCCCAACCTTCTCCGCCACCGACAAGGGCCGGATCGCCGCCGTCGGACAGACCTGCCCACAAAGAACACAATATTGTTCGCAATAGCCCTGGGCGTTGATCAGGATGGGGGTCCACAACCCCTCCAGACCAGCTTCGAGCAGTGCCGGTTGCAAAACGTTGGTGGGACATACCCGCATGCAGGCTGCGCATTTGATGCACCGGGCCAAAAAATCCCCTTCCGGCAGGGCCCCGGGAGGACGAATCACCTCGGGAACAGGATGCGCGAAGGCGGAACGGGAACTGCGCAGCATGGGAAACAGGGCCAAGGCAGTCACCCCGGATTCCACCAAACGACGCCGCCCGATATCCAGAGACTGATGAACGGAGCTGCGTGGCTGCGACAAGCCATAGTGCAAGGCCCCTTCGGAACAAGCCTCGATGCAGTTCATGCACAGGTGGCACTCGCTGACACGCAACTCGGTGTGGGGATCGCACCCACCCTGACAAGCCTCCAGACATCGGGAACAAGAGGTGCATCGGTCCACATCACGACGAATCCGCAAGGGGGCGCGAAGGGCAAAGACCCCCAACAGGGCCCCCAGCGGACACATCACCCGACACCAAAAACGGGGCATGAAACGGTTAGCCAGAAGAATCCCCAACAGGATCATGCTGATCAAAATCCCGCCATGGAAATAGGGCTGGTATGGATAGAGGGGGATCTCCCGCCCATGGACCGCCGGCAACACGCCAACCGCGAAAGAGCGCTCCAACAGGGCGATGGGATCTAAAAGACCGATCTGGAGTCCCCCCAACAAAGCCAGGAGAAGGAGAGCGGTCAATAGATAGTATTTGACGCGAAAAATGGAGCGATACCGATTGTCCGCATAGGCATCCACCGGTCGCCGCCGATTGAACAGGTAGCCGGCAAGCTGGTTGAGAATGCCCAAGGGACAGACCCAGGAACAAAAAAAACGTCCGAGAAACAAAGTTGACAACAGGATCACCAACGACCAGGCAAGCCCTTTGTACAGGGTGTGGCTCGTCAACAAACCACCCAGGGCGGTCAGGGGATCCAGCTCCAAAAACAGGGAGACATCGTACCCCCGTAAATGGCGAAAGTCGCTCACCAGCAAAAAAAACAGAAACATTCCGAGAAAGAAAGTCGCATGGTAGCGACGCAGGGCACGCAGTTCAGGCAAGAAGCGCATGACAATCATCCGATCTGGGTCTGGGAAACGTTCAGATCTTGCCAACGCACATGTCCCAGCCCCCGTTGTTCACCCAAGGCGAGAAACGGAACCGTTTCAGGTTGCAGGTTGAGAAATTGCAGGCTGAAAGCATCGATGGCCACTTCATCCAGACCGGCGATCAAGGTATTTTCCCGGCTGACATCAGCCACGCTGCCACCGGTAGGTCCGTTGCGTTGCAAAACCCGGGTGGCATCCATGACCGTCAATGTGGGACGTACTGCGGCAGCCAGATCCACGATGGAGGTATGGATATCCTGGTGCAGGCGGTTGCGCGTGCCACCGATCACCCCATACCAATTTTTCATGGCCAGGGTACAGCCGCTCAGGGAGTGATGTTTGACGATAGGCAGGTTGATCACCTTGTCAGCTTCGAGAAAAAAGCGTGAAACCGGCCATACCTTGAGCAGGGTTCCCCCCAGGTCGGCACGCACGAAATCCTCCTGCCGGGGCAGCCGTATCTCCCCCCCCGCCTGGTGGGTTGCCTCTTCGATCCCGGAACGGAAAAAACAGCGCGCCGGATCATTGAGAGAGTGATCGGTGACCCAGACCGCCTTGGCCCCGGCCTCCCGGCAAAGCCGCACCATGGCCGCCACCAACTCCGGCCCCGTATTGGCGGCCTGCTCGGGTTGCCGGTCCCAGCCGACATTGGGCTTGAGTAAAACCTTGTCGCCACGCTGGATGAACCGCTCGATGCCTCCCAGCCGGGTGATGGCCTCTCTGGTCATGCGCGGCACATCTGTTCCCCGCACCACGGCCAACTGCGGGTGGTGAGCGGATGGCGGAACACGAAAATCCCGTAATTTGTGGATCACCTCCGGTTGGCGGCGGATGGGTTCGTTGCTGTAGGCCAACCAGCCCCCAACACCGATCCCCGCTGCAAGCCCGGAGGTGATGGAGATCTCGCGGATAAACTGCCGCCGACTCAAAACAGGTTGGGTTCGATCGGTTCTGGGCTTTTTTGCAGACACAAAACCCTCCAAAAACAGGAGCTATTGCCTGGCATACTCCGCCAGGCGTTGCATGTGTTGCGGACGCAGAGGACCGAACACCCCCAGGAGTCGCTGGCGTCCGATGGCCAAGACCCAATCACCCTCGTAACGGTCGCTGATGCGCACGATTTTGGCATCACCCTGAGGCTCCAGACGGTAGGGAATCTCCTCCCCCTGGAGGAATGACAGGAGCGCCTTTTCCAGGGCTGCGGTCTCTTCTGGAGTGCCAACAATCAGGAAAGCGGTGCGGCTCTCTCCCTTTTCTCCACTGAAGGAGCGCTCCACCACATGATTCAAAAAATTCATGCCACGATAGTTTTCCTTGATGAAGCGGGTGTCACCGACATTGCCAAAGTCTGGAAAAGAAAATGAAAGATCGGATTCTTCGCCCGTCTTGGGCACGATTTTTCCAGCCAGAAGGGCTGCGGTCTCCTGCAAGGAACCCTCATCGGAAAATGCGGCCAGGCGCACATAGTAGGGGCCCTTGATCAGGGAGAGGGTCCGATCGGCAACAAAGGCCATCTCTCCGACATGCACCGTTTGGCTTTGGGAACTTTTTTGCTCCATGAGGACGCCGAAGGCAAACATGGGTTTGCCCATGTCATACAGATCCACCACCAGGGAGGGTTGACGCGCTCCAGAAGGGCCATACTCGCCAACGGTCAAGTGCCGAAAACCTGCACCAATAAAAAAATCGGCATGGCCGTTGATGTATTCGTAGAGATTCTCCCGGGTATACTCCCGGACGGACCCCATTTTTTTCAGCGGTCCCAGGGAATCGGGAAACATATGCG
This window of the Magnetococcales bacterium genome carries:
- a CDS encoding lysozyme, producing MDREALTKQLIRHEGIALRPYLCPAGRVTIGVGRNLEDVGISEAEAMVLLNNDLDRVEGELQRYLPGFNDLNDVRRCALMDMCFNLGISRFRLFQRFVAAINNKDFTLAAQEMLDSRWAKQVGERAKYLSRMVETGKEMHDE
- a CDS encoding 4Fe-4S binding protein → MRALRRYHATFFLGMFLFFLLVSDFRHLRGYDVSLFLELDPLTALGGLLTSHTLYKGLAWSLVILLSTLFLGRFFCSWVCPLGILNQLAGYLFNRRRPVDAYADNRYRSIFRVKYYLLTALLLLALLGGLQIGLLDPIALLERSFAVGVLPAVHGREIPLYPYQPYFHGGILISMILLGILLANRFMPRFWCRVMCPLGALLGVFALRAPLRIRRDVDRCTSCSRCLEACQGGCDPHTELRVSECHLCMNCIEACSEGALHYGLSQPRSSVHQSLDIGRRRLVESGVTALALFPMLRSSRSAFAHPVPEVIRPPGALPEGDFLARCIKCAACMRVCPTNVLQPALLEAGLEGLWTPILINAQGYCEQYCVLCGQVCPTAAIRPLSVAEKVGAKPFPHPIRVGTAFFDRGRCLPWAMHTPCIVCEEMCPTSPKAIWFQSVAIPDREGKPVALKQPFVEPSRCIGCGICENKCPVVDQAAIRVTSVGESRSQRNKMILKGDVA
- a CDS encoding DUF362 domain-containing protein, coding for MSRRQFIREISITSGLAAGIGVGGWLAYSNEPIRRQPEVIHKLRDFRVPPSAHHPQLAVVRGTDVPRMTREAITRLGGIERFIQRGDKVLLKPNVGWDRQPEQAANTGPELVAAMVRLCREAGAKAVWVTDHSLNDPARCFFRSGIEEATHQAGGEIRLPRQEDFVRADLGGTLLKVWPVSRFFLEADKVINLPIVKHHSLSGCTLAMKNWYGVIGGTRNRLHQDIHTSIVDLAAAVRPTLTVMDATRVLQRNGPTGGSVADVSRENTLIAGLDEVAIDAFSLQFLNLQPETVPFLALGEQRGLGHVRWQDLNVSQTQIG